One genomic region from Microbacterium terregens encodes:
- a CDS encoding hotdog fold domain-containing protein, which produces MRSPGKVLLRLWRRLSPLPGGTWLFSLIFGWRVPYSRSVRPHIRVLAPGHAEVEIPDRRANRQHLGSVHAVALVNVAEQASGLALLTDLPDGTRGIVSAMSVQYFKKARGSIRAVCHVTAPAVTGDTDFDVTADCIDRSGEVVARATVRWRLGLQG; this is translated from the coding sequence ATGCGATCTCCCGGGAAGGTCCTCCTGCGACTGTGGCGCCGGCTGAGCCCGCTGCCCGGCGGCACCTGGCTCTTCTCCCTGATCTTCGGCTGGCGCGTGCCCTATTCGCGGTCGGTGCGCCCGCACATCCGCGTACTCGCGCCAGGTCACGCCGAGGTCGAAATCCCGGACCGGCGCGCCAACCGGCAGCACCTTGGCTCTGTCCACGCCGTGGCGCTCGTTAACGTCGCGGAGCAGGCCAGTGGTCTCGCGCTGCTGACGGACCTTCCCGACGGCACCCGAGGCATCGTCTCCGCGATGTCGGTGCAGTACTTCAAGAAGGCGCGTGGCTCCATCCGCGCGGTGTGTCATGTCACCGCGCCCGCGGTCACAGGGGACACGGATTTCGACGTCACTGCTGACTGCATCGACCGCAGCGGCGAGGTCGTGGCTCGAGCCACCGTGCGCTGGCGGCTCGGCTTACAGGGCTGA
- a CDS encoding SRPBCC family protein, which translates to MITYVKTRRVNRSAEAAFDVIGTHVFENHPRWEAEVVAIRRLDDGPAGVGGRAVMVRSEHGRTSETAYSITEFDPPRRIAFDHPGSPLGFALSTTITPVSSTSCDVTTRVTMQPRGWVRLLEPLLRLGSARRGDRLTSEQARVIEQSTSAVSTIDSKEPEQ; encoded by the coding sequence ATGATCACCTACGTCAAGACCCGACGCGTCAACCGCAGCGCAGAAGCTGCTTTCGATGTCATCGGAACGCATGTCTTCGAGAATCATCCGCGGTGGGAAGCTGAAGTCGTCGCAATACGACGTCTCGACGACGGCCCAGCGGGAGTGGGCGGCCGGGCCGTGATGGTCCGGTCCGAGCACGGGCGAACGAGCGAGACGGCATACTCGATCACCGAGTTCGACCCTCCGCGGCGGATCGCGTTCGACCATCCCGGATCGCCGCTGGGCTTCGCGCTCTCGACGACGATCACACCGGTGTCGTCGACATCCTGCGACGTCACCACGCGAGTCACCATGCAACCGCGCGGCTGGGTACGGCTGCTTGAGCCCCTCCTCCGACTCGGCTCAGCTCGCCGCGGAGATCGACTGACGTCAGAGCAGGCGCGGGTCATCGAGCAGTCCACTTCGGCAGTATCCACGATCGATTCAAAGGAGCCGGAGCAATGA